From the genome of Cedecea lapagei, one region includes:
- a CDS encoding replication protein P: MSLQLVEAINNRDGAAMARMSGGHYEPDKVIGSEAESLVDSLFRQLKQIFPAAVSTSLKSEADEKTTKRQWIVAFAENGIKTREQLSAGVRHARASNSDFWPSPGKFISWCKDSSMVLGVTLEDVMAEFHRYAREKGMHSGGAERFPWSKPVMYWIVCDTRRAMYQRQLSESEVEKYAAKQLDEWSKKVSAGQPIPDPVASLEQKKEVMQTANFTTKDDGKMHYMPNAAVLGSVTPAAWLFEEYKRRKANGLIK, from the coding sequence ATGAGCCTGCAGCTCGTAGAGGCGATTAATAACCGCGACGGCGCTGCTATGGCCCGGATGTCTGGCGGTCATTACGAGCCCGACAAGGTAATCGGCAGCGAGGCCGAATCGCTGGTTGACTCGCTGTTCCGACAGCTTAAGCAAATCTTCCCGGCAGCAGTCAGTACCAGCCTGAAAAGCGAAGCTGACGAGAAAACGACTAAGCGCCAGTGGATCGTCGCCTTTGCTGAGAACGGCATCAAAACGCGGGAGCAGCTTTCAGCCGGTGTTCGCCATGCGCGAGCCAGTAACTCTGACTTCTGGCCGTCCCCCGGCAAGTTCATCTCTTGGTGCAAAGACAGCTCGATGGTGCTTGGCGTTACGCTGGAAGACGTGATGGCAGAGTTTCACCGGTACGCTCGCGAGAAGGGTATGCACTCAGGAGGCGCAGAGCGGTTCCCGTGGTCGAAGCCTGTCATGTACTGGATTGTCTGCGATACACGAAGGGCGATGTATCAGCGTCAGCTAAGCGAAAGCGAGGTCGAAAAATACGCCGCTAAGCAACTGGATGAATGGTCGAAAAAGGTATCGGCAGGCCAGCCAATCCCCGACCCGGTAGCCAGCCTTGAGCAGAAAAAAGAGGTCATGCAGACGGCAAACTTCACCACGAAAGACGACGGGAAGATGCACTACATGCCGAACGCCGCAGTGCTAGGCTCGGTAACACCTGCTGCCTGGCTGTTCGAGGAATACAAACGGCGCAAGGCCAACGGTCTGATTAAATAA
- a CDS encoding phage antirepressor KilAC domain-containing protein, translating into MQLSTSVNQTMTSEELATLLELRHDNVRQAAINLQSHGIITFTETSVKGAGRPKLVMHFDKRNSIVMAAKLNDALMASVVDRWIELEGKQQIPQTLPDALRLAADLAEEKLQLENQLALAAPKVQFVDSYVEASGSLGFRETCKLLHIKENLFRKFLLDHEIMYLLAGKLTPYAQHIDAGRFTVKTGENQTNGHAFTQNKFTTKGIQWIAGLWASSQIKQEAA; encoded by the coding sequence ATGCAATTATCTACGTCAGTAAACCAGACCATGACCAGTGAAGAGCTGGCAACCCTTCTTGAACTCCGCCATGACAACGTTCGCCAGGCGGCCATAAACCTCCAGAGCCACGGAATTATTACTTTCACTGAAACCTCAGTGAAAGGTGCTGGGCGTCCAAAGTTGGTTATGCACTTCGACAAAAGAAACAGCATTGTCATGGCGGCCAAACTTAACGATGCCCTTATGGCCTCTGTCGTTGACCGCTGGATTGAGCTTGAGGGGAAACAGCAGATACCACAGACGCTACCCGACGCCCTTCGCCTTGCCGCTGATCTGGCAGAGGAAAAGCTGCAGCTTGAGAATCAGTTAGCTCTGGCGGCTCCCAAGGTTCAATTCGTTGACAGCTACGTCGAAGCATCCGGTTCTCTTGGCTTCCGTGAGACCTGCAAACTTCTTCACATCAAAGAGAACTTATTCCGCAAGTTCCTTCTTGATCACGAAATCATGTATCTCCTAGCCGGAAAGCTGACGCCATACGCGCAGCACATCGACGCCGGGCGATTCACTGTTAAAACTGGCGAGAACCAGACTAACGGACACGCTTTCACCCAGAACAAATTCACGACCAAAGGCATTCAGTGGATAGCTGGCCTTTGGGCTTCAAGCCAAATCAAACAAGAGGCAGCGTAA
- a CDS encoding CII family transcriptional regulator, whose translation MERTQTRTEALKIESALLNKIAMKGSSEIANAIGVDRSQISRWKETWLPKLSMLLAVLEWGVVDDDMARLASQVAAILTKKKPPTAGTGDGSQISLTF comes from the coding sequence ATGGAACGCACACAAACACGCACGGAAGCGCTGAAGATTGAATCGGCGCTACTCAACAAAATTGCAATGAAGGGTAGCTCTGAAATCGCTAATGCAATCGGTGTTGACCGGTCGCAGATATCACGCTGGAAAGAGACCTGGCTGCCGAAGCTTTCAATGCTTCTGGCAGTACTGGAATGGGGAGTGGTTGACGATGATATGGCGCGGTTAGCCAGTCAGGTTGCAGCGATTCTCACAAAGAAAAAGCCACCAACTGCTGGAACAGGTGATGGCTCTCAAATCTCACTAACATTCTGA
- a CDS encoding helix-turn-helix domain-containing protein, whose product MDSLSTRLKQKRAELKLTQAELAAKTGIKQQSLQRIEAGETKRPRFLFELASALNCDPAWLMYGTKNGKAA is encoded by the coding sequence ATGGATAGCTTATCTACCCGCCTCAAACAGAAGCGAGCTGAGTTGAAGTTGACTCAAGCCGAGTTGGCTGCAAAGACCGGGATCAAACAACAATCCCTGCAGCGAATCGAAGCTGGAGAAACCAAGCGCCCGCGCTTTTTGTTTGAGTTAGCCAGTGCGCTTAATTGCGACCCGGCATGGTTGATGTACGGAACCAAAAACGGCAAAGCCGCCTAA
- a CDS encoding LexA family protein: MSLADRVKKTRMSLGLTQTEAAERAGIKQQSWASIEDGKTVKPRNIVGIANALNCDPTWLMNGGIFQSVAEVNTRKIPLISYVQAGALATKEKIEAFDGSYEYVMTDMDWSEFAFALKIVGDSMEPDFKAGDVIIVDPDIEPAPGEFVVAANGDHEATFKKYRPTLSDHNGIQHFELLPLNDDYPIISSSSTPVKIIGTMVEHRIYRRKR; the protein is encoded by the coding sequence ATGAGCCTGGCAGATAGAGTAAAAAAGACGAGAATGTCTTTGGGTTTGACTCAGACGGAAGCAGCTGAGCGTGCTGGCATAAAACAGCAGTCATGGGCTAGCATTGAAGATGGGAAGACCGTTAAGCCCCGAAACATAGTAGGGATCGCCAACGCCCTCAATTGCGACCCTACATGGTTAATGAACGGCGGTATTTTCCAGTCGGTCGCAGAGGTCAACACAAGGAAAATACCTTTGATTAGCTATGTCCAGGCCGGAGCGCTTGCTACTAAGGAGAAGATAGAGGCGTTCGATGGCAGCTATGAATATGTCATGACCGACATGGACTGGTCTGAGTTTGCTTTTGCATTGAAGATAGTAGGTGACTCAATGGAGCCTGACTTTAAAGCAGGCGATGTGATTATTGTTGATCCTGACATTGAGCCAGCACCAGGGGAGTTTGTAGTGGCGGCCAATGGAGACCATGAGGCGACATTTAAGAAGTATCGCCCTACGCTATCGGATCACAATGGCATCCAGCACTTTGAGCTCCTGCCGCTCAATGATGACTACCCTATTATTAGTAGTTCTTCCACTCCGGTAAAAATCATAGGCACTATGGTTGAACACCGCATTTATCGCCGAAAGCGATAA
- a CDS encoding transcriptional antitermination N peptide yields the protein MTVVITILADDNARNRRRARRALQRKQAMQDDSLARKVAHKLSGDVSVRVAKAMSVGMPRDAKDEDSCCLPEISLYRAGYRKSESVTAR from the coding sequence ATGACAGTAGTCATCACTATCCTGGCTGACGATAACGCCAGAAATCGCCGGAGAGCACGTAGAGCGTTACAGCGTAAGCAAGCAATGCAAGACGATTCTCTTGCACGAAAAGTTGCTCACAAGCTCTCTGGTGACGTTTCAGTTCGTGTAGCAAAGGCAATGTCTGTAGGCATGCCGAGAGATGCAAAAGACGAAGACTCTTGCTGCCTTCCGGAAATATCGCTCTATCGTGCGGGCTATCGTAAATCTGAGAGCGTTACCGCTCGTTAA
- a CDS encoding DUF551 domain-containing protein has protein sequence MEWKKVSDGLPDVDYCYVLAVRKYHTGEHESHVCHTFFIKDRDTARRENPYYSRKFQGKDSVHFKCSESGFIVTHWMPLPPPPIE, from the coding sequence ATGGAGTGGAAAAAGGTCAGCGATGGTCTACCCGATGTTGATTATTGCTATGTTTTGGCGGTTCGAAAATATCACACAGGGGAGCATGAGTCTCACGTTTGCCACACTTTTTTTATCAAAGACCGTGACACGGCTAGAAGAGAAAACCCTTATTACTCAAGGAAATTTCAAGGAAAGGATTCGGTCCATTTCAAATGTTCAGAGTCAGGGTTCATCGTCACTCACTGGATGCCCCTGCCCCCACCACCCATCGAGTAA
- a CDS encoding protease FtsH-inhibitory lysogeny factor CIII: MIYQFAGSVAVGAIQQNESQLERLTRQLRNIGKWLKDTLNQRGEP, translated from the coding sequence ATGATTTACCAATTCGCGGGCAGCGTCGCCGTGGGCGCTATCCAGCAAAACGAAAGCCAGCTTGAAAGATTAACCCGCCAACTCCGCAATATCGGGAAGTGGCTTAAAGACACCCTTAACCAGCGCGGAGAGCCGTAA
- a CDS encoding DUF5444 family protein, with protein sequence MTIVPVNGTIYVTQANRDFGKVYENSFPDTKEGQSAAFKWAGVIALGWHKTQDKDWSKNHAA encoded by the coding sequence ATGACAATCGTACCTGTTAACGGAACTATCTACGTAACCCAGGCAAATCGTGACTTTGGCAAGGTGTACGAAAACAGCTTTCCAGACACAAAGGAGGGGCAAAGCGCGGCGTTTAAATGGGCTGGCGTTATAGCTCTTGGCTGGCACAAAACACAGGACAAGGACTGGAGCAAGAACCATGCAGCATGA
- a CDS encoding ERF family protein — MSKEFYARLAEIQRTLNAPKNQYNSFGKYKYRSCEDILEGVKPLLNGLFLSISDEVVMIGSRHYVKATARITDGETTHEATALAREEESKKGMDSAQVTGATSSYARKYCLNGLFGIDDAKDADTDEHKHQQSAPQKQDKPKPTPEQILKAFTEAASHKSTQEELKQAFAKAWAMLEGTPQQATAKDVYDIRKSELEGEPA; from the coding sequence ATGAGCAAAGAATTTTACGCCAGGCTGGCCGAAATACAGCGAACACTGAACGCCCCAAAGAACCAGTACAACAGCTTCGGCAAATACAAATACCGCAGCTGCGAGGACATCCTTGAGGGTGTTAAGCCGCTACTAAATGGCCTCTTCCTTTCGATCAGTGATGAAGTGGTGATGATTGGCTCTCGCCACTACGTGAAAGCCACCGCTCGAATTACTGACGGTGAAACCACTCATGAGGCAACAGCATTGGCCCGGGAGGAGGAATCCAAGAAAGGGATGGATTCGGCCCAGGTTACCGGAGCGACAAGCTCGTACGCCCGCAAATACTGTCTTAATGGATTGTTTGGCATTGATGACGCTAAAGATGCTGACACAGATGAGCATAAGCATCAGCAATCAGCCCCACAAAAGCAGGATAAACCAAAGCCCACGCCAGAGCAGATCCTCAAGGCTTTCACGGAGGCGGCCAGCCATAAATCAACACAGGAAGAGCTTAAACAGGCATTTGCAAAAGCCTGGGCGATGCTAGAGGGAACGCCACAGCAGGCAACCGCCAAGGACGTATACGACATTCGTAAATCAGAACTAGAAGGAGAGCCGGCGTAA
- a CDS encoding single-stranded DNA-binding protein, with the protein MANRGVNKVIIVGNLGQDPEVRYLPNGGAVANITLATSESWRDKQTGETKEKTEWHRVVLFGKLAEVAGEYLRKGSQVYIEGKLTARKWTDQAGVEKYTTEIHVNVGGTMQMLGGKQEGSQQSKPQKKQQQSSQAPSNEPPMDFDDDIPF; encoded by the coding sequence ATGGCTAATCGCGGAGTAAACAAAGTAATCATCGTCGGAAACCTAGGGCAAGACCCCGAGGTTCGTTACCTTCCGAATGGTGGCGCAGTAGCAAATATCACCCTGGCAACATCCGAGTCATGGCGAGATAAGCAGACTGGCGAGACGAAAGAGAAAACAGAGTGGCACCGTGTGGTGCTGTTCGGGAAGTTGGCAGAGGTGGCCGGGGAATACCTGCGGAAAGGCTCTCAGGTTTATATCGAAGGTAAGCTAACGGCTCGAAAATGGACTGACCAGGCAGGAGTGGAAAAGTACACCACAGAGATTCACGTCAATGTCGGTGGAACCATGCAAATGCTTGGCGGGAAGCAGGAAGGAAGTCAGCAAAGTAAACCTCAGAAAAAACAGCAGCAATCATCACAAGCCCCGTCAAATGAACCGCCGATGGATTTCGACGACGACATTCCATTCTAA
- a CDS encoding 3'-5' exonuclease — MNNLMLDLETMGNGTYAPIISIGAVFFDPATGKTGEEFSVNVSLESSMRYRARPDASTILWWMGQSEDARKSLKENPVELTSALSELSDFISDYGNQKYVQVWGNGASFDCVILRSSYALTGQQAPWQWWNDRDVRTIVEMGKVIGFDPKRDMPFDGTRHNALADAIHQAKYVSAIWQKLIK; from the coding sequence ATGAACAACTTAATGCTCGACCTCGAAACCATGGGTAACGGAACCTACGCGCCGATCATCTCCATTGGCGCCGTATTCTTCGACCCCGCAACTGGCAAAACAGGCGAAGAGTTTTCGGTAAACGTGTCGCTGGAATCATCAATGCGATACCGGGCCAGACCCGACGCATCAACCATTCTTTGGTGGATGGGTCAGAGCGAGGATGCGCGGAAAAGCCTGAAAGAAAACCCTGTCGAACTTACGTCTGCCCTGAGTGAGCTTTCAGACTTCATCTCAGATTATGGAAATCAAAAGTATGTTCAGGTCTGGGGAAATGGCGCTTCATTCGACTGCGTAATTCTTCGCAGCAGTTACGCACTAACCGGCCAGCAAGCACCCTGGCAATGGTGGAACGACCGTGATGTACGCACCATCGTAGAGATGGGAAAAGTCATCGGCTTCGATCCGAAACGCGACATGCCATTTGATGGCACCCGCCACAATGCCTTAGCCGACGCCATCCACCAGGCTAAGTACGTTTCTGCAATCTGGCAGAAGCTTATCAAGTAA
- a CDS encoding phage anti-RecBCD protein has product MPSPQPGADNPRLCTARTKEEVMANFARYWEMSQAGEIEPETKQQRMERQADSLADALLTRRNYKASFFPEWETIGPHLPPEEIDDRSRVRFGRYGARISD; this is encoded by the coding sequence ATGCCATCACCTCAACCCGGGGCGGATAACCCTCGCCTGTGCACCGCCAGAACCAAAGAAGAGGTGATGGCTAACTTCGCCAGATATTGGGAAATGTCACAAGCCGGAGAAATTGAGCCGGAGACGAAACAGCAGCGCATGGAGCGTCAGGCTGATTCGCTGGCAGATGCGCTACTGACCAGAAGAAACTACAAGGCATCTTTCTTCCCGGAATGGGAAACCATCGGCCCTCACCTTCCACCTGAAGAAATTGACGATCGCTCTCGCGTCCGCTTTGGTCGCTACGGCGCTCGCATTAGCGACTAA
- a CDS encoding DUF2737 family protein has translation MFSHQFNPDVTPGDAAAHPKTCKAPMPTREELLARCSFPSVNTNKYLNRMIRNGNSRA, from the coding sequence ATGTTTAGCCATCAATTCAATCCCGATGTAACACCCGGTGACGCAGCAGCCCATCCAAAAACCTGCAAAGCACCCATGCCAACACGCGAAGAGCTATTAGCTCGCTGCAGCTTTCCGAGTGTGAATACCAACAAGTATCTGAACCGGATGATACGCAATGGAAACAGCAGAGCTTAA
- a CDS encoding DUF4752 domain-containing protein — MKRLVAGLNLIAVTHGDMQRSKSANNAHSTEGMKMTVKRYDAKDINGGLCISEDATGRYAAYEDYAELQRKLTAYEATVTNLTAQVQGLAVENSRLNDVAKGGAFVMQKALMKYEFGIGMTEQAEHFIRDAREEFKATDAALAEIRNEARAEGINFAASRLAAAFNNGFIDKPLPEVFDVTRMILDTKSDLANAPVPAPDGLSGEYAETALKEWAEQLRKEQGK, encoded by the coding sequence ATGAAGCGATTAGTGGCCGGGCTAAATCTCATCGCGGTTACACATGGCGATATGCAACGAAGCAAGAGCGCGAACAACGCGCACAGCACTGAGGGTATGAAAATGACAGTTAAGCGCTATGACGCAAAAGATATCAACGGTGGGCTCTGCATTAGTGAAGATGCAACTGGTCGATATGCGGCTTACGAAGACTACGCCGAACTCCAGCGCAAGTTGACAGCCTACGAAGCCACGGTGACGAACCTGACGGCACAGGTGCAGGGGCTGGCAGTGGAGAATTCCCGACTGAATGATGTGGCAAAAGGTGGAGCATTTGTAATGCAAAAGGCTCTCATGAAGTATGAGTTTGGCATCGGTATGACTGAGCAGGCCGAACATTTCATTCGCGATGCTCGAGAGGAATTCAAAGCCACCGACGCCGCGCTGGCAGAGATACGCAACGAGGCGCGGGCTGAGGGTATCAACTTTGCTGCTAGTCGACTGGCAGCAGCTTTCAATAACGGATTCATCGACAAACCTCTGCCCGAAGTTTTCGACGTCACTAGGATGATTCTTGACACTAAATCCGACTTAGCAAATGCCCCAGTGCCTGCGCCTGATGGCCTGTCCGGAGAGTATGCAGAAACAGCGCTGAAGGAATGGGCGGAGCAACTGCGCAAGGAGCAAGGCAAATGA